Proteins encoded within one genomic window of Sulfurovum sp. XGS-02:
- a CDS encoding FeoA family protein, protein MVLSELHKGDKAEIIKVHADKALKDRLTSFGVMRGETLFVKGCSLAKQTMEIEVGSTLIALRADEAGKIEVEQIDH, encoded by the coding sequence ATGGTATTGAGTGAATTGCATAAAGGTGACAAAGCAGAGATCATAAAGGTACATGCGGACAAGGCTCTAAAGGACAGGCTCACCTCATTTGGAGTGATGCGGGGTGAAACTCTTTTTGTCAAAGGGTGCTCCCTTGCCAAGCAGACGATGGAGATAGAAGTAGGCTCAACGCTTATCGCATTGCGTGCAGATGAAGCTGGCAAAATAGAAGTAGAGCAGATAGACCATTAA
- the feoB gene encoding ferrous iron transport protein B yields MEKITIALAGQPNVGKSSLINAISNATLKVGNFSGVTVDKTEVEFTLCDEVSCKDYEIHIIDLPGAYSLTEYTIEEKVTKSFLQSDEYDIIVNVVDSTNLQRNLLFTTQLLETGKKVIVALNMDDEAQKEGIMIDEKQLSAILGVPCIKTSASQKVGIEALKAAIIEVYEREETGSKVVYSDPIEEEIETIVTFLKEKNYKSSLPYRHLAVRLLQEDTDVYKKMHDEPIWIEMLPIVREALNHLYLHNNTKDLDEIFADEHFAFAKGAKMEVMSVEGMKAKNLTQKIDNLLINKILGIPLFLFFMWALFQLTFELGSVPMDYIDAAFGWFGDQAKSVLGEGELGSLVADGMIAGVGAVIMFLPNILILFIGIALLETTGYMSRVAFLLDGFFHKFGLHGKSFIPLVTGFGCSVPAYMAARTLKNEKDRLITLFIIGFMSCGARLPIYVLFAGAFFAQEKAGNILFIIYISGAIFGLVAAKVLKMFVFKGEDEPFVMEMPKYRMPSLKLIWHTVYGQAKSYLKKAGTYILAAAVLIWFAGNYPKNSELEAQYETKISQALNEKEKNHLHNELSARLLEESYLGKIGHASEPFFAPLGFDWRMAVALESGLAAKEVVVSTLGVLYALGDEVDEGNEGLIAKIKANIPFAAAIAFVVFVMVYLPCLAASMVFAKEAGGWKYLVYLFFMTTVTAWILSFVAYHVTLMMTGV; encoded by the coding sequence GTGGAAAAAATAACCATAGCATTGGCAGGACAGCCAAACGTAGGGAAAAGCTCACTCATTAACGCGATATCCAATGCCACACTCAAAGTAGGTAACTTTTCAGGTGTCACCGTAGATAAAACAGAAGTAGAATTTACACTGTGTGATGAGGTCAGCTGCAAGGACTATGAGATACATATCATTGACCTTCCTGGTGCCTACTCTTTAACGGAATACACGATAGAAGAGAAGGTCACCAAGAGCTTTTTACAAAGTGATGAATACGATATCATCGTGAATGTCGTGGACTCCACGAACCTTCAGAGAAATCTCCTCTTTACCACACAACTCCTTGAAACGGGCAAGAAAGTCATTGTTGCACTTAATATGGATGATGAGGCACAAAAAGAAGGCATTATGATAGATGAAAAACAGCTCTCTGCCATCCTTGGGGTACCATGTATCAAAACCTCTGCCTCACAAAAAGTAGGTATTGAAGCACTGAAAGCAGCCATCATTGAAGTGTATGAAAGAGAAGAGACAGGCTCAAAGGTTGTCTATAGTGACCCAATAGAAGAAGAGATAGAGACGATCGTCACCTTCCTAAAAGAGAAAAATTATAAAAGTTCACTTCCTTATCGCCATTTGGCTGTAAGGTTATTACAAGAAGATACAGATGTGTATAAGAAAATGCACGATGAACCTATCTGGATAGAGATGCTGCCTATCGTAAGAGAAGCCCTGAACCATCTTTACCTTCACAATAATACCAAAGACTTGGATGAGATCTTTGCGGATGAACATTTTGCTTTTGCCAAAGGGGCAAAGATGGAAGTGATGTCTGTGGAGGGAATGAAAGCCAAAAACCTGACACAAAAGATAGACAACCTTCTTATCAACAAGATCCTGGGTATACCGCTTTTTCTCTTCTTTATGTGGGCGCTGTTCCAGCTTACATTTGAACTGGGTTCTGTACCTATGGATTATATCGACGCTGCTTTCGGGTGGTTCGGAGATCAGGCCAAGTCGGTTCTGGGTGAGGGGGAACTGGGTTCACTGGTTGCCGACGGGATGATAGCAGGTGTGGGAGCGGTCATCATGTTCCTGCCCAATATTCTGATACTCTTCATAGGGATTGCCCTGCTGGAGACGACAGGCTATATGAGCCGTGTGGCCTTTTTGCTGGATGGTTTTTTCCATAAGTTCGGACTGCATGGAAAGAGTTTTATCCCTCTGGTCACAGGGTTTGGGTGTTCTGTACCCGCCTATATGGCGGCACGGACGCTTAAAAATGAAAAAGACAGATTGATCACGCTTTTCATCATAGGATTTATGTCCTGCGGTGCCAGACTGCCTATCTACGTGCTTTTTGCAGGCGCGTTTTTTGCCCAAGAAAAAGCGGGGAATATCCTGTTTATTATCTATATATCCGGGGCCATTTTTGGTCTGGTCGCTGCAAAGGTGCTTAAAATGTTTGTCTTTAAAGGCGAAGATGAACCGTTTGTGATGGAGATGCCAAAATACCGTATGCCGTCACTGAAGCTCATCTGGCACACCGTGTATGGCCAGGCGAAATCTTACCTGAAAAAAGCAGGAACTTACATTTTGGCTGCAGCCGTTTTGATCTGGTTTGCAGGGAACTACCCTAAAAACAGTGAGCTTGAAGCGCAGTATGAGACAAAGATATCGCAGGCACTCAATGAGAAAGAGAAAAACCATTTACACAATGAACTCTCGGCACGTCTGCTTGAAGAGAGTTACCTGGGGAAGATAGGACATGCTTCCGAACCGTTTTTTGCACCGCTCGGGTTTGACTGGCGTATGGCAGTGGCATTGGAATCAGGACTTGCGGCAAAAGAGGTAGTGGTCTCGACACTGGGCGTACTCTATGCGCTTGGAGATGAAGTGGATGAAGGGAATGAAGGATTGATAGCAAAGATCAAAGCGAACATCCCATTTGCCGCAGCTATAGCATTTGTGGTCTTTGTAATGGTCTACCTGCCTTGCTTGGCTGCATCCATGGTCTTTGCAAAAGAGGCCGGAGGGTGGAAATACCTGGTCTATCTTTTCTTTATGACCACAGTGACAGCTTGGATATTGAGTTTTGTAGCGTACCATGTGACGTTGATGATGACAGGAGTGTAA
- a CDS encoding VWA domain-containing protein, protein MHFTFGSPYLLALLLLLPCFLWCKQYSKPYYFPKLAWVTRQSPLLSWEPWLKMALFTLMVFALAKPFVYDASSAQHKKGRDLILSIDASGSMAQSGFHLKDRMKTKYQITTELSKDFIAKRFDDNMGVVVFGTFAYTASPLTYDLESLSYLLEMTNVGLAGESTALGDAIMQSIRTLSYGEANNKVIVLLTDGYHNAGQSSPKEAVMRAKELGIKIYTIGIGKKSDYDASLLETIAKQSGAKSYAASSAEALSKVYDEINDLEPSAIRSENYLNQKLLILYPLALVFLLLLLWVLLTKGDEK, encoded by the coding sequence ATGCATTTTACATTCGGTTCGCCCTATCTATTGGCCCTACTGTTACTCTTACCCTGTTTCCTCTGGTGTAAACAGTATAGTAAACCCTACTATTTCCCTAAATTGGCATGGGTGACACGACAGAGTCCTCTTTTGAGCTGGGAGCCGTGGCTGAAAATGGCCCTCTTCACACTGATGGTCTTCGCCCTTGCAAAACCATTTGTCTATGATGCGAGCTCTGCTCAACACAAAAAAGGAAGGGATCTCATTCTATCTATTGACGCGAGCGGTTCTATGGCACAGAGCGGATTTCATCTCAAAGACCGAATGAAAACCAAATATCAAATCACCACCGAACTCTCCAAAGACTTCATAGCAAAACGTTTTGATGACAACATGGGGGTTGTCGTTTTTGGTACCTTTGCCTATACTGCTTCTCCTCTCACCTATGACCTTGAATCACTCTCATATCTGCTTGAGATGACCAATGTCGGGCTTGCAGGAGAGAGTACTGCCCTGGGTGATGCCATCATGCAGTCCATCCGTACCCTCTCTTACGGTGAGGCAAACAACAAAGTGATCGTCCTTCTTACCGACGGATACCATAATGCAGGACAAAGCTCGCCTAAAGAAGCAGTGATGAGGGCCAAAGAGCTGGGTATCAAGATCTATACCATAGGGATAGGGAAAAAATCGGATTATGATGCTTCCCTACTTGAGACCATCGCCAAACAGAGCGGTGCTAAAAGTTATGCTGCCTCTTCTGCAGAAGCCCTTTCCAAGGTCTACGACGAGATCAATGACCTGGAGCCCAGTGCGATACGGAGTGAGAACTACCTTAACCAGAAGCTGCTCATACTCTACCCTCTGGCACTGGTGTTCCTCCTTCTTTTACTCTGGGTACTCCTGACCAAAGGGGATGAAAAATGA